The Marispirochaeta aestuarii genome contains the following window.
AATGTGATCGAAACCCGGTCTACTTCCAAAGACATCGAGGTGGAAATCTGTTCAAGCTGCCATCCCTTCTTTACCGGAAAGCAGAAGCTTGTCGATACTGCTGGACGTGTTGAACGCTTCAAGAAGAAGTACGGCATCAAGGACGAGTAAACCCATCAATTTTCCCTGTAAGGCGGACCGGCTATGTCCGCCTTTTTATTTGGCACCCCGGACACCCCTTTCTCCCCGCTGACTCAAGGATCCTGCAGAAGGAATCTTGTTGCAATGGGCGGTTTTTTCCAGTAATATGGGTTAAGTATATTTTTCAAACGAAGCGGCCTACGGGTGTTGGTGAAGGAAGTTGAATGAAAGAGCTGCAAGCACTGCATGTCGAGGAGTTCGGGCGCAAGCCTGACTGCATCGCCCGGGCACCAGGGATAATTAACCTGATGGGTGAACATACCGACTACAGTGAAGGTTTTGTACTTCAGGCCGCCTTGCCTCTTTTCGCCGATGTTGCCGTTTCACGCCGCGATGACGTCTCTCTGCGTTTTTACACCGCCGATGCCGGAGAGCGAAAAAAGACCTCCGTTCCAAATCTGAAATACAAGCGGGAAGACCGCTGGGCCAACTATCTCAAAGGGGTGCTGGCAGAGCTGACTGAACGGGGGATTGATATTCCCGGTCTCGAGTTCACTATCAGCAGTACAATCCCCCAGAATATCGGCCTGGGATCCTCCGATGCCCTGTGTACCGCCACCGCCATGGCGGTGTGCGGATGTCTGGGAGTCAGCCTGTCGGATCAGGATATGATTGATGTGGCCTACGGAGCGGAAGCCCGTTTCATCGGTCTTCCCAAGGAGCCCGGGGACGTCGCGACCTGCCTCCTTGCGTTACAGGACAGAGCGGTTTTTCTTGATATGCGGACCATGGAATACCGGCACATAAACCTGAAATTGAAAGACGCTGTGCTGGTTCTTACCAACTCCCATGTTCCTCATATAAACGCTGAAGACTACATTGAAGAACGCCGGGAAGAGTGCCGGCAGTGCGTCGAGCACCTTCAGTCAAGGCGGAGCGGGATATCTTTGCGCGACTACACGGTCAAGGATCTCAAGAGCGGAATCGGCGTTCTGCCCGAATCCCTGCGCCGGTTGTGCATGCACGTCGTGGAGGAGAACACCCGGGTTAAGGAAGCGATTCAACTTCTGCCGGAGGGCGATATGGAAGCCTTCGGTCGTCTCATGTACAGGTCCCACGAGTCCCTGCGGGATTCCTACGAGGTTTCCTGTCCTGAGCTGGACTGGCTTGTAAAGCGGGCCAGCGAAATAGATGGTGTGTACGGTTCCCGTCTGACCGGACCGGGATTCGGAGGATGCACTCTTACCTTGATCCGCGAAACAGCTTTGAATGATTACATCGACCGTCTGGGGGAATACGAAAGGATCTTCGGTTTCGCCGCCGAGGCTTTTCCTTTCAGGGTCTCCGACGGTGCCAGGGTATTAAACAATGAAAATCTTACTGACAAATGATGATGGAATAGAAAGTCCGGGACTCAAATCCCTCGAAGAGGCCCTTAGGGAACATGAACTCTGTGTTGTCGCTCCCGACGGCGAACGTTCAGGGAGTTCACACCGGATTACATTGAAAGCGCCGGTTAAATTTGCCGAAGCCGGTCCGGGACGCTATGCCTGCAGCGGGACTCCGGCGG
Protein-coding sequences here:
- the rpmE gene encoding 50S ribosomal protein L31; translated protein: MKSGIHPKYEFTTIKCACGNVIETRSTSKDIEVEICSSCHPFFTGKQKLVDTAGRVERFKKKYGIKDE
- the galK gene encoding galactokinase, whose translation is MKELQALHVEEFGRKPDCIARAPGIINLMGEHTDYSEGFVLQAALPLFADVAVSRRDDVSLRFYTADAGERKKTSVPNLKYKREDRWANYLKGVLAELTERGIDIPGLEFTISSTIPQNIGLGSSDALCTATAMAVCGCLGVSLSDQDMIDVAYGAEARFIGLPKEPGDVATCLLALQDRAVFLDMRTMEYRHINLKLKDAVLVLTNSHVPHINAEDYIEERREECRQCVEHLQSRRSGISLRDYTVKDLKSGIGVLPESLRRLCMHVVEENTRVKEAIQLLPEGDMEAFGRLMYRSHESLRDSYEVSCPELDWLVKRASEIDGVYGSRLTGPGFGGCTLTLIRETALNDYIDRLGEYERIFGFAAEAFPFRVSDGARVLNNENLTDK